TCAGGTGAATAGATGGCAGTATACTATGGTCGACTTGAGGACATCAGTATCAAGCTCCTCAAGACAGCTAAAACAACTTTTAAAAATGTAGCCAAGGCTATGATAGTAAAGGTATTGTTTCAGCACTATCACACTAGAATAAATCCGACTGCTTATAAAAGCAGCCGGATTTTTATATATCTAATTTTTCAAAAAATTTGCCTGCAGACTGCTTTTCTTTTAGCTTCTCAAGCAGCTCATTTTCCAGAAAAGGACTTAGTTCGTCAAAATCTTGACAAACCTTAAAAACAGTCTCTCTGTCCAACTGACCATAAACTAGTTCGTAATAGTCCTTATTATGCTGCCAGTTCTGGTCATAGTTGATATCTGTCCGTTGATAGTAAACGATGTTTTGCTTCGGTGTCAGGTAAATCTTCTGTGTTAGAATGCTTTTCTGATCTTTAGATAACTTGCTACGGCTGAAAATCTTAACACCTT
This genomic stretch from Streptococcus sp. 1643 harbors:
- a CDS encoding EXLDI protein, which produces MHYKRIELKLTDQGIHERKIFQGVKIFSRSKLSKDQKSILTQKIYLTPKQNIVYYQRTDINYDQNWQHNKDYYELVYGQLDRETVFKVCQDFDELSPFLENELLEKLKEKQSAGKFFEKLDI